A stretch of the Polyangiaceae bacterium genome encodes the following:
- a CDS encoding phosphoribosylglycinamide formyltransferase, with translation MEHGRDRRDRARRRGQRRGRGGLSLLELGVLVSGSGTNLQAVLDAIANRQLDARVRLVISNKAGAPALERARRAGVSTLVLSHRDFATREAYDDELVEALTSARVGLVLLAGFMRMLTPVFLRAFPARIVNIHPSLLPAFPGLRAQAQALAHGVKLSGCTVHFVDDGVDTGPIITQRAVPVLDDDSVESLTARILEQEHLALVEALGWLAAGRVELVAATAESRGRARLRAG, from the coding sequence ATGGAGCATGGGCGAGATCGTCGCGACCGAGCCCGGCGCCGAGGCCAGCGTCGAGGTCGTGGAGGGCTGAGCTTGCTCGAGCTGGGCGTGCTGGTCTCCGGCAGCGGGACCAACCTTCAGGCGGTCCTGGATGCGATCGCCAACCGGCAGCTCGACGCGCGGGTGCGCCTGGTCATCTCCAACAAAGCCGGCGCCCCCGCCCTGGAGCGCGCGCGGCGCGCGGGCGTCTCCACGCTGGTCTTGTCGCACCGGGACTTCGCCACGCGCGAGGCCTACGACGACGAGCTGGTGGAAGCGCTCACCTCCGCCCGGGTGGGGCTGGTGCTCTTGGCCGGCTTCATGCGCATGCTCACGCCGGTGTTCCTACGGGCCTTTCCGGCGCGCATCGTCAACATCCACCCCTCGCTCTTGCCCGCCTTCCCCGGCCTGCGCGCCCAGGCGCAGGCGCTGGCCCACGGCGTGAAGCTCAGCGGGTGCACGGTGCACTTCGTGGACGACGGCGTGGACACGGGGCCCATCATCACGCAGCGCGCGGTGCCGGTGCTGGACGACGACAGCGTCGAGAGCCTGACCGCGCGCATCCTGGAGCAGGAGCACCTGGCGCTGGTGGAGGCGCTCGGCTGGCTGGCAGCGGGCCGGGTCGAGCTGGTCGCGGCGACTGCCGAATCGCGCGGGCGCGCGCGGCTGAGGGCCGGGTGA